A genome region from Panthera leo isolate Ple1 chromosome A2, P.leo_Ple1_pat1.1, whole genome shotgun sequence includes the following:
- the GPR85 gene encoding probable G-protein coupled receptor 85 has product MANYSHAADNILQNLSPLTAFLKLTSLGFIIGVSVVGNLLISILLVKDKTLHRAPYYFLLDLCCSDILRSAICFPFVFNSVKNGSTWTYGTLTCKVIAFLGVLSCFHTAFMLFCISVTRYLAIAHHRFYTKRLTFWTCLAVICMVWTLSVAMAFPPVLDVGTYSFIREEDQCTFQHRSFRANDSLGFMLLLALILLATQLVYLKLIFFVHDRRKMKPVQFVAAVSQNWTFHGPGASGQAAANWLAGFGRGPTPPTLLGIRQNANTTGRRRLLVLDEFKMEKRISRMFYIMTFLFLTLWGPYLVACYWRVFARGPVVPGGFLTAAVWMSFAQAGINPFVCIFSNRELRRCFSTTLLYCRKSRLPREPYCVI; this is encoded by the coding sequence ATGGCGAACTATAGCCATGCAGCTGACAACATTTTGCAAAATCTCTCTCCTCTAACAGCCTTTCTGAAACTGACTTCCTTGGGTTTCATAATAGGAGTCAGCGTGGTGGGCAACCTTCTGATCTCCATTTTGCTAGTGAAAGATAAGACCTTGCATAGAGCACCTTACTACTTCCTGTTGGATCTTTGCTGTTCAGATATCCTCAGATCTGCAATTTGTTTCCCATTTGTATTCAACTCGGTCAAAAATGGCTCTACCTGGACTTATGGGACTCTGACTTGCAAAGTGATTGCCTTTCTGGGGGTTTTGTCCTGTTTCCACACTGCTTTCATGCTCTTCTGCATCAGCGTCACCAGATACTTAGCTATCGCCCATCACCGCTTCTATACAAAGAGGCTGACCTTTTGGACGTGTCTGGCTGTGATCTGCATGGTGTGGACTCTGTCTGTGGCCATGGCATTCCCCCCAGTTTTAGATGTGGGCACTTACTCATTCATTAGGGAGGAAGATCAATGTACCTTCCAACACCGCTCCTTCAGGGCTAATGATTCCTTAGGATTTATGCTGCTCCTTGCTCTCATCCTCCTAGCCACACAGCTTGTCTACCTCAAGCTGATATTTTTTGTCCAcgacagaaggaaaatgaagccagTCCAGTTTGTAGCAGCAGTCAGCCAGAACTGGACTTTTCATGGCCCTGGAGCCAGTGGCCAGGCAGCTGCCAATTGGCTAGCAGGATTTGGAAGGGGTCCCACACCACCCACCTTGCTGGGCATCAGGCAAAATGCAAACACCACGGGCAGAAGAAGGCTCTTGGTCTTAGATGAgttcaaaatggagaaaagaatcagCAGAATGTTCTATATAATGACTTTTCTCTTCCTAACCTTGTGGGGCCCATACCTGGTGGCCTGTTATTGGAGAGTTTTTGCAAGAGGGCCTGTAGTACCAGGGGGATTTCTAACAGCCGCTGTCTGGATGAGTTTTGCCCAAGCAGGAATCAATCCTTTTGTCTGCATTTTCTCCAACAGGGAGCTGAGGCGCTGTTTCAGCACAACCCTTCTTTACTGCAGAAAATCCAGGTTACCAAGGGAACCTTACTGTGTTATATGA